The genomic region AGCGCCGGTACGGCGGCGAGCAGCTGCCTGGTGTACGGGTCCCGGGGCGACCCGTACACCTGGTCGACGGGTCCTTCCTCGACGATCCCGCCCTGCCGCATCACCGCGACCCGGTCGCTGACCTGGCGCACGACGGCCAGGTCGTGCGCGACGAAGACCAGCGCGAGGCCGAGTTCGCGTTGCAGCTCCCCGAGCAGGGCGACCACGTGCGCCTGGGTGGTGACGTCGAGGGCCGACACCGGCTCGTCGCAGACGATGACGCGCGGGTCGGCCGCGAGCGCCCGGGCGATACCGACGCGTTGGCGCTGCCCTCCGCTGAACTCGTGCGGGTAGCGGTCGTAGTGGGCTCCTTCGAGCCCGACGCGCTCCAGCAGTTCCGCCACGCGCTCCCGGATGCGCCCCTCATCCCGCTCACCCCGCGCGCGCAACGGGTCGGCGATGGACTCGCCCACGCTGCGGCGGGGGTTGAGGGAGGAGACGGGGTCCTGGAAGACCATCTGCACGGCCGGGTTCACGCCCGTGTGCGGGCGGCCTTCGTACCGGACCTCCCCCGCCGTCGGCTCCAGCAGCCCGACGAGCATGCGCCCCAGGGTCGTCTTGCCGCTGCCGCTCTCGCCGACGATGCCGAGGGTCTCGCCGCGGTGCAGGGTCAGCGACACGTCGCGCACGGCCGTGAACGCCCGCTTGCCCCGCCCGAACTCGCGCCTCAGGCCGGTCGCCTCCAGGACGACCTCCTCCGGGGCAGTCGAGCCGGCCCTCGGCGCGTCCAGCCGCGGGACCGCGGCCAGCAGCTCCCGGGTGTACGGCTGGGCCGGCGCACCCAGCACCCCGGACACCGGGCCGTGCTCGACCTCGCGCCCGTGCCGCATCACCAGCACCTCGTCGACGCTCTCGGCGGCGACCCCCACGTCGTGCGTGACGAGCAGCAGGCCCATGCCCGTCTCCTCACGCAGCGTGTGCAGCAGGTCGAGGACCTGGGCCTGGACGGTCACGTCGAGGGCGGTCGTCGGCTCGTCGGCGATCAGCAGACGGGGCTCGCAGGCCAGCGCCATGGCGATCAGGGCGCGCTGGCGCATGCCGCCGCTGAACTCGTGCGGCCGGGAACGCGACCGCCGGGCCGCGTCCGCGATGCCCACCCGGTCGAGGACGTCGACCGCACGCGCGCGTGCCGCCCGCCGGGACACTCGCGCGTGGACGCGGTACACCTCGGCGATCTGGTCACCGATCGCGTAGTACGGATCGAGGGAGGACAGCGGATCCTGGAACACCATCGCGGCCTGGCCGCCGCGAAGCCGCCGCAGTTCCTCGTCGGAGGCCCGCTGTACGTCGGTGCCGGCCACCCGGACCGATCCCCCGACCCGCGCTCCCGTGCCGTGGTGCAGGCCGAGCAGGGCGGACGCCACGGTCGACTTGCCGGAGCCGGACTCGCCGACGAGGGCCAGGGCGGCGCCCTGTTCCAGCCGGAAGGAGAGGCTGTCGACGGCACGCAGCTCGCCGAAGTCCACGGAGAGGCCGGTCACTTCGACCAGGCTCATGTCAGCACCACCCGTCGGTCGGCCACCGCGTACAGCACGTCCGCGACGGCGTTGGCGAGGACCACGAAGAAGCCGATGACCAGGACCATGCCGACCACGACCGGCAGGTCGACCACGTTGACGGCATGCACGAGTTCCTGTCCGATGCCGGGCAGGCCGAACAGCGTCTCGGTGAGCACCGCGCCGCCGATCGCCGAGCCGACGTTGTTGGCGTTCAGCGCGATGACCGGCGCGAACGCCCCACGCAGCGCGTGCCGCCCGACGATGGACCGCTCGCCGACGCCGTACGCACGGAAGGTGCGGATGTGGTCCTCGGCCAGCGTCTCCAGCATCGACGCCCGGGTCAGCCGGGCGAACGCGGCGGCCTCGATGAGGGCCAGCGACAGCCAGGGCAGCAGCAGGTTCCACGCCCACTGTTCGGGGTCGTCGGTGAGGGCGACGTACTGCGGGAAGGGCAGCAGCCGCAGCTCCCCGCAGACGACGATCATCAGGACCAGACCGATCACGAAGACCGGGGTGGCCGTGCCGGCGAGGGTGACGCCGGTCAGCACCCGCTCGGAGAACCGCCCGCGCCGCCAGGCGGAGAGCACGCCGGTCCCGACGCCGAGGAGCAGCCAGAGCACCATCGCGCCCGACACCAGGGACAGACTGGCCGGGAGCTTCGCCAAGATCAGCTGCGTGACCTGCTGGTCGCTCTGGTACGACAGGCCGAGGCAGGGCGCGGAGCAGTGCTGCACGGACGTACCCGTCGAGTAGTCCTGGCCGGCGACGAGGCCCTGGAGGAAGTGCCAGTACCGCAGGAACAGCGGGTCGTCGAGGTTCAGTTGCCGGGCGACCTGGTGCACCTGTTCCGGTGAGCAGCGCGGGCCGCAGGTGATCTGGGCGACGTTCCCGGGTGTCACGTAGAAGACGACGTAGACGATCACCGAGATGGCGAGCAGGGTGACAACGGCGCCGACGGCCCGGCGCAGTACGAACGCGGTGAGGCCGCCCCGCCCGCTCATGCCGCACCTCCCCGTGCCGTCCTCGACTCCCGCCCGGGCCGCTCGTCCGGCCGCGATTCCCGCTTCCGCCCCGTCCCGATCCGCAGCCGTGAGGACACGCGCGGGTCGAGCGCGGTGCGGATGCCGTCGCCGAGGACGGTGAGCGCCAGCACGGTGACGAACAGCGCGCCCGCGGGCAGCAGCAGATACTGCGGGGCGGCCTGGTACCAGACGTCGGCGGCGGTGAGCATCTGGCCCCAGGAGGGCGTCGGCGGCTTCACTCCGACGCCGAGGAAGGACAGTGCGGCCTCGACGGTGATGTTCGTCGGGACGAGCAGCGCGGCGTAGGTGATGACGGGCGCGGCGATTGCGGGCAGCAGCTCGCGGCGGGCGATGCTCCAGGTGCCCCAGCCGCTGAGCCGGGCGGCGGAAACGTGGTCGAGTTCCTTGAGGGTGAGCGTCTGCGCGCGCACGATCCGGGCGATGTTGCCCCAGCCGATCAGGCCGACGACGAGCGCGACCAGTACGGGCCGCGGAAAGCTCGACGGCACGATCGCGAGCAGCGCCAACGACATGATCATGAGCGGCATGGCCACGATGATGTCCGTGAACCGGCTCAACAGTTGATCAAGCCAGCGCTTCCCGAGTGCGGCGGCGACACCCAGGGTGACCCCGATGGTGACCTGCACGACGGTCGCCGCCAGCGCGACGCCCAGCGACACGCGCGCGCCGTACGTCAGTCGTGCGAACAGGTCGCGCCCGGTCTGCGGTTCGACGCCGAGCCAGTGTTCGCCGCTGATGCCGCCGAGCGGCCCGACGGGCACGCCCCCACGCGCGGAGTCCACCAGGGAGGGGTGGTAGGTGGTCGGGTCCTGGCCCTCGACGGCCGTGA from Streptomyces chartreusis NRRL 3882 harbors:
- a CDS encoding ABC transporter permease, whose amino-acid sequence is MSGRGGLTAFVLRRAVGAVVTLLAISVIVYVVFYVTPGNVAQITCGPRCSPEQVHQVARQLNLDDPLFLRYWHFLQGLVAGQDYSTGTSVQHCSAPCLGLSYQSDQQVTQLILAKLPASLSLVSGAMVLWLLLGVGTGVLSAWRRGRFSERVLTGVTLAGTATPVFVIGLVLMIVVCGELRLLPFPQYVALTDDPEQWAWNLLLPWLSLALIEAAAFARLTRASMLETLAEDHIRTFRAYGVGERSIVGRHALRGAFAPVIALNANNVGSAIGGAVLTETLFGLPGIGQELVHAVNVVDLPVVVGMVLVIGFFVVLANAVADVLYAVADRRVVLT
- a CDS encoding dipeptide ABC transporter ATP-binding protein, with amino-acid sequence MSLVEVTGLSVDFGELRAVDSLSFRLEQGAALALVGESGSGKSTVASALLGLHHGTGARVGGSVRVAGTDVQRASDEELRRLRGGQAAMVFQDPLSSLDPYYAIGDQIAEVYRVHARVSRRAARARAVDVLDRVGIADAARRSRSRPHEFSGGMRQRALIAMALACEPRLLIADEPTTALDVTVQAQVLDLLHTLREETGMGLLLVTHDVGVAAESVDEVLVMRHGREVEHGPVSGVLGAPAQPYTRELLAAVPRLDAPRAGSTAPEEVVLEATGLRREFGRGKRAFTAVRDVSLTLHRGETLGIVGESGSGKTTLGRMLVGLLEPTAGEVRYEGRPHTGVNPAVQMVFQDPVSSLNPRRSVGESIADPLRARGERDEGRIRERVAELLERVGLEGAHYDRYPHEFSGGQRQRVGIARALAADPRVIVCDEPVSALDVTTQAHVVALLGELQRELGLALVFVAHDLAVVRQVSDRVAVMRQGGIVEEGPVDQVYGSPRDPYTRQLLAAVPALDPDAAARRRAERRELAAA
- a CDS encoding ABC transporter permease translates to MSETLLASRAAGTEAFVPAVSGARQFWRRLRAQRAALAAAAVVALLVLVALAAPLLTAVEGQDPTTYHPSLVDSARGGVPVGPLGGISGEHWLGVEPQTGRDLFARLTYGARVSLGVALAATVVQVTIGVTLGVAAALGKRWLDQLLSRFTDIIVAMPLMIMSLALLAIVPSSFPRPVLVALVVGLIGWGNIARIVRAQTLTLKELDHVSAARLSGWGTWSIARRELLPAIAAPVITYAALLVPTNITVEAALSFLGVGVKPPTPSWGQMLTAADVWYQAAPQYLLLPAGALFVTVLALTVLGDGIRTALDPRVSSRLRIGTGRKRESRPDERPGRESRTARGGAA